A genome region from Drosophila simulans strain w501 chromosome 2R, Prin_Dsim_3.1, whole genome shotgun sequence includes the following:
- the LOC6734929 gene encoding patronin isoform X14 — translation MDVETQEIRQARQRASVKWLLSKAFNNRVPDNLKEPFYRDHENQERLKPQIIVELGNATLYCQTLANLYSDPNYQSMNHWSIIQTLARKGVPVAESADMPITETVLIQTNPLRINAHMSVIESLMVLYAKEISSGDRVMAAIRRISGNNYQAPTGQSYEQALLGWISHACAALKKRIIKEVDAGLPDDNGSRLQTPDIPPVRDFQDLCDGICLALLISYYCPKVVPWTSVRINYLPAVEDSIHNILLVCNFSQKHLPYTVMHMTPEDVTYMRGSMKLNLVVLLTDLFNLFEIHPAKCVCYPGMDGQDVIARRTMGANEHGICHRRGLTVQPVTPIPDLRSDLDQPPVGSPQNRPPFQVPHSNSFGGGLNRRSTPPNEYQTVQSNNFDGNHAEAFVVHKSRGITTLASMHSQQQQQLHQQQQHQQQYHQQPLQQHPSQSQLQIQQQEPLVPARLRQAKEKTNVESKADERGDFVAAGRPSNWEQSRRPSFAGRRSRRNSSSEDSQLTIENFGGSQDQLNTLGRYERDRERKLSNTSVGSYPVEPAVAVRSSIADARGTLQLGYDTDSGSEKQDRETEKYSMRRQVSVDNVPTVSSHNLSNAGSPLPVARHKQHSSDKDYSSNSGMTPDAYNDSRSTSGYDPESTPVRKSSTSSMPASPAAWQLDVGDDDMRSLENASKLSTIRMKLEEKRRRIEQDKRKIEMALLRHQEKEDLESCPDVMKWETMSNESKRTPDMDPVDLDKYQQSIAIMNMNLQDIQQDIHRLATQQSQMQAQHLQAQQLMQAQQIANMLNQQQTYGSQQHLADHHYQQQRPMQQSFGSSPHLPQAYNAPVSAYSSRPPSRDPYQQQLHHQQQQPMPMPQQMQYVNEHGQYMSPPQPAHYMPQQAQQPQSIYSDNGAAYNHSNHSPYGGAPQYRSSVVYDDYGQPTNHFYLHESSPQPQAHPHPQRRTWAHSAAAAAYEQQQQIQPSLVDVNAWQTQQHQKQKQTWMNRPPSSAGAPSPGSFMLHQNGAGGGGGGGGELQHLFQVQASPQHGQRQVSGSNGVQRQQSLTNLRDNRSPKAPQNMGMPMGMPMQQEDMMAPQSICFIGDEEDVDELERNIIESMQSTHVSDFVHQQQQQHQHQQQLQQQHRLQGHSGRGSSSEDYDSGEMISNKLNITSGNLTYRIPSPSRPSIQANSFQDPRAMAAASGGEDQPPEKGFYISFDDEQPKRPKPPLRAKRSPKKESPPGSRDSVDNQATLKRESLSHLHNNNNIGFGNDDVNSKPVTRHSIHGLNNSNSVKSPGNATYNKYTDEPPIQLRQLAVSGAMSPTSNDRHHLEDVSNQSPQQTQQPMSPTRLQQSSNNAEAAKNKALVIGADSTNLDPESVDEMERRKEKIMLLSLQRRQQQEEAKARKEIEASQKREKEREKEEERSRKKEEQMARRAAILEQHRLKKAIEEAEREGKTLDRPDLHVKLQSHSSTSTTPRLRQQRTTRPRPKTIHVDDASVDISEASSFSSRGKKGSSSNLTEPAGVERGRTLSRISVAKGSTLNFRGRKSNSLMNLCDTDSGLGRATPPRRAPSPGMGMGASGRHMPSPSGPGSLPPGLISKRRGFDDGSSDFSLTPNLNMEYSGPKLYKQPAAKSNRGIILNAVEYCVFPGVVNREAKQKVLEKIARSEAKHFLVLFRDAGCQFRALYSYQPETDQVTKLYGTGPSQVEEVMFDKFFKYNSGGKCFSQVHTKHLTVTIDAFTIHNSLWQGKRVQLPSKKDMALVI, via the exons GCTCGTCAACGTGCTTCCGTCAAATGGCTGCTCTCGAAGGCGTTCAACAATCGCGTGCCGGACAACCTGAAGGAGCCCTTCTACCGCGACCATGAGAACCAGGAGCGCCTCAAGCCGCAGATCATCGTGGAGCTGGGCAATGCCACGCTCTACTGCCAGACGCTGGCCAATCTGTACTCAGATCCCAACTACCAAAGCATGAACCACTGGTCAATAATACAGACGCTAGCGCGCAAGGGAGTTCCCGTGGCCGAATCCGCGGACATGCCCATTACCGAAACGGTATTAATTCAAACAAATCCGCTGCGAATT AACGCCCACATGTCTGTGATAGAATCGCTGATGGTTTTGTATGCGAAGGAAATATCATCGGGTGACCGCGTCATGGCGGCCATACGAAG AATATCTGGCAACAACTATCAGGCGCCCACTGGCCAGTCCTACGAGCAAGCTCTGCTGGGCTGGATTTCACATGCTTGCGCCGCTCTGAAAAAGCGCATTATCAAGGAGGTGGACGCTGGGCTGCCCGACGATAAT GGTTCTCGTCTGCAGACGCCGGATATACCACCTGTAAGGGACTTCCAGGATCTGTGCGATGGCATATGTTTGGCGCTGCTCATCTCGTACTACTGCCCAAAGGTGGTGCCGTGGACGAGTGTGCGGATTAACTATTTGCCCGCCGTAGAGGACTCTATTCACAACATCCTGCTGGTCTGCAATTTCTCGCAGAAGCATCTGCCCTACACCGTGATGCATATGACGCCCGAGGATGTGACCTACATGCGCGG ATCCATGAAACTGAATCTGGTAGTGCTGCTGACGGATCTGTTCAACCTGTTTGAGATACACCCGGCCAAATGTGTTTGTTACCCCGGCATGGATGGTCAGG ATGTCATCGCCCGGCGCACTATGGGCGCCAATGAGCACGGGATCTGCCATCGACGGGGCCTCACAGTGCAGCCCGTCACACCCATTCCCGATCTGCGCAGCGATCTCGACCAGCCGCCCGTAGGCTCGCCTCAGAACCGACCACCGTTCCAAG TTCCGCACTCGAATTCATTTGGCGGCGGCTTAAATCGCAGATCAACCCCGCCCAACGAATACCAGACGGTTCAGTCAAATAATTTTGACGGTAATCATGCCGAag CCTTCGTGGTGCACAAGTCGCGTGGCATCACCACACTCGCCTCCATGcactcgcagcagcagcagcagctccatcagcagcaacagcatcagcagcaataCCATCAgcagccactgcagcagcacccGTCCCAGTCGCAGCTCCAAATCCAACAGCAGGAGCCCTTGGTTCCGGCTCGCTTGCGCCAGGCTAAAGAAAAGACCAATGTTGAGTCGAAGGCGGACGAGAGAG GCGATTTTGTCGCTGCGGGTCGACCAAGTAACTGGGAACAGAGCCGCCGGCCAAGCTTTGCAG GTCGTCGCTCGCGCAGAAACTCCTCCAGCGAGGACTCCCAGCTGACCATCGAGAACTTTGGTGGCTCGCAGGATCAGCTGAATACGCTGGGACGATACGAACGCGACAGGGAACGCAAACTGTCCAACACCAGTGTGGGCAGTTATCCAGTTGAACCCGCTGTGGCCGTTCGCTCTTCAATTGCCGATGCTAGGGGCACGTTGCAGTTGGGCTACGATACGGACTCCGGCTCTGAGAAGCAGGATCGCGAAACGGAAAAGTATTCGATGCGCCGGCAAGTCAG TGTCGACAATGTGCCCACGGTGTCGTCGCACAATCTTTCGAATGCGGGCAGCCCGTTGCCGGTGGCTAGGCACAAGCAACATTCCAGCGACAAAGactacagcagcaacagcggcatgACACCAGATGCATACAACGATTCCCGCTCCACCAGTGGCTACGATCCGGAGAGCACGCCCGTTCGCAAGTCCTCGACGAGCAGCATGCCAGCAAGTCCGGCTGCTTGGCAGTTGGATGTAGGAGACGACGATATGCGCTCGCTGGAAAACGCCAGCAAGTTGTCCACCATTCGAATGAAATTGGAGGAGAAGCGGCGGCGCATTGAGCAGGACAAGCGCAAGATCGAGATGGCTTTGCTGAGGCACCAGGAGAAG GAGGATTTGGAATCGTGTCCGGACGTGATGAAATGGGAGACCATGAGCAACGAATCAAAGCGCACGCCTGATATGGATCCCGTGGATTTGGACAAATACCAG CAAAGTATCGCCATTATGAACATGAATCTGCAGGATATCCAGCAGGATATCCACCGCCTGGCCACCCAGCAAAGCCAAATGCAGGCGCAGCACCTCCAAGCCCAACAGCTCATGCAGGCTCAGCAAATAGCCAACATGCTGAACCAG CAACAGACCTATGGGTCGCAGCAGCACCTGGCTGATCACCATTACCAGCAGCAGAGACCCATGCAGCAAAGCTTTGGTTCATCGCCCCATCTTCCGCAGGCCTACAACGCCCCAGTCAGCGCATACAGCTCCCGTCCGCCCAGTCGCGATCCttaccagcagcagctccaccatcagcagcagcagcccatgcccatgccgcAACAGATGCAGTACGTCAACGAGCATGGGCAGTATATGTCGCCGCCGCAGCCCGCACACTACATGCCGCAGCAGGCACAACAGCCGCAAAGCATTTACAGCGACAACGGGGCGGCGTACAATCACAGTAACCACTCGCCATACGGCGGAGCTCCACAGTATCGGAGCAGCGTTGTGTACGACGATTACGGGCAGCCCACCAACCACTTCTACCTGCATGAGTCATCGCCGCAGCCTCAAgctcatccgcatccgcagcGCAGGACTTGGGCTCActccgcagcagccgccgcttatgaacaacagcaacagatcCAGCCTTCCCTGGTGGATGTGAATGCCTGGCAGACGCAGCAGCAccaaaagcagaagcagacCTGGATGAACAGGCCGCCCTCGAGTGCGGGAGCCCCGAGCCCTGGCAGCTTTATGCTTCACCAGAACGGAGcaggaggtggtggcggtggtggtggcgagCTACAGCACCTGTTTCAGGTACAGGCTTCGCCACAGCACGGGCAACGTCAGGTTAGTGGATCCAATGGCGTGCAGCGCCAGCAGTCGCTGACCAACTTGCGAGACAATCGCTCGCCCAAGGCACCACAAAACATGGGAATGCCCATGGGTATGCCGATGCAGCAGGAGGACATGATGGCACCGCAGAGTATTTGCTTCATCGGTGACGAGGAGGATGTTGATGAGCTGGAACGGAACATCATCGAATCTATGCAGTCAACGCACGTCTCCGACTTTGtacaccaacagcagcagcagcaccagcaccaacagcaacttcagcagcaacatcggtTGCAGGGGCACAGCGGACGAGGCAGCAGCTCGGAGGATTATGACAGCGGGGAGATGATCTCCAACAAGCTGAACATCACCAGCGGCAATCTCACCTATCGCATACCCTCGCCATCCCGTCCCTCCATCCAAGCCAACAGCTTCCAGGATCCCCGAGCCATGGCAGCGGCTTCCGGTGGCGAGGACCAGCCGCCCGAGAAGGGTTTCTACATCTCCTTCGACGATGAGCAGCCCAAACGACCCAAGCCACCTCTGCGCGCCAAGCGATCGCCCAAAAAGGAGTCTCCACCGGGAAGTCGGGACAGCGTCGATAACCAGGCGACCCTGAAACGCGAATCGCTAAGTCAtctgcacaacaacaacaatattgGATTCGGGAATGATGATGTCAACAGCAAACCGGTGACCAGGCACAGCATCCATGGCCTAAACAACTCCAACAGTGTCAAATCTCCCGGAAATGCCACGTACAACAAGTACACGGATGAGCCGCCAATCCAATTGCGCCAGTTGGCCGTTTCGGGAGCAATGTCACCAACTAGTAACGATCGTCATCACTTGGAGGATGTCAGCAATCAGTCACCGCAGCAGACGCAGCAACCAATGTCGCCCACGCGACTCCAACAGAGTAGCAACAACGCAGAGGCGGCCAAGAACAAGGCGCTGGTCATCGGAGCAGATTCCACCAATTTGGATCCG GAATCTGTTGATGAGATGGAGCGTCGCAAGGAGAAAATCATGCTACTGTCGTTGCAACGTCGCCAGCAACAGGAGGAGGCGAAGGCGCGCAAAGAGATTGAGGCTTCCCAGAAGCGAGAAAAGGAGCGCGAAAAGGAGGAGGAACGATCGCGGAAAAAGGAGGAGCAAATGGCACGGAGAGCGGCCATTTTGGAGCAGCACAGACTCAAGAAAGCCATTGAAGAGGCCGAGCGAGAG GGTAAAACCCTGGATCGGCCCGACCTTCACGTGAAGCTGCAATCGCATTCATCCACCTCAACGACCCCACGGCTGAGGCAGCAGCGCACCACGCGTCCCAGGCCTAAGACAATTCACGTGGACGATGCCAGCGTGGACATCAGCGAGGCTTCAAGCTTCTCTAGTCGGGGCAAAAAAGGCTCAAGCTCGAATCTAACCG AGCCAGCCGGCGTAGAAAGGGGCCGCACTCTGTCGCGTATCTCCGTCGCTAAGGGCAGCACGCTTAATTTCCGGGGCCGAAAGTCCAATTCGCTAATGAATCTGTGCG ACACAGATTCGGGACTGGGACGCGCCACTCCGCCGAGGCGTGCTCCGTCGCctggaatgggaatgggcgcTTCAGGTAGGCATATGCCATCTCCCTCCGGACCGGGCTCATTGCCGCCAGGTTTGATATCGAAACGTCGCGGATTTGATGATGGATCCAGCGATTTCTCTTTAACTCCGAATTTGAACATGGAATATTCGG GTCCTAAACTCTATAAACAACCAGCGGCCAAATCGAATCGTGGAATCATCCTGAATGCCGTTGAATATTGTGTTTTTCCCGGCGTTGTCAACCGCGAGGCCAAACAGAAAGTGCTGGAGAAGATTGCGCGCTCGGAGGCGAAGCACTTCCTGGTACTCTTCCGCGATGCTGGCTGCCAGTTCCGCGCCCTCTACAGCTACCAGCCCGAAACGGACCAGGTGACCAAGCTGTATGGTACTGGGCCTAGTCAAGTCGAAGAAGTCATGTTCGACAAGTTTTTCAA ATACAACTCAGGAGGCAAGTGCTTCTCGCAAGTGCACACAAAGCATCTGACAGTGACCATCGACGCCTTCACAATACACAACTCCCTGTGGCAGGGCAAGCGGGTGCAGTTGCCCAGCAAAAAAGACATGGCGCTTGTAATCTAA
- the LOC6734929 gene encoding patronin isoform X6 encodes MDVETQEIRQARQRASVKWLLSKAFNNRVPDNLKEPFYRDHENQERLKPQIIVELGNATLYCQTLANLYSDPNYQSMNHWSIIQTLARKGVPVAESADMPITETVLIQTNPLRINAHMSVIESLMVLYAKEISSGDRVMAAIRRISGNNYQAPTGQSYEQALLGWISHACAALKKRIIKEVDAGLPDDNGSRLQTPDIPPVRDFQDLCDGICLALLISYYCPKVVPWTSVRINYLPAVEDSIHNILLVCNFSQKHLPYTVMHMTPEDVTYMRGSMKLNLVVLLTDLFNLFEIHPAKCVCYPGMDGQDVIARRTMGANEHGICHRRGLTVQPVTPIPDLRSDLDQPPVGSPQNRPPFQVPHSNSFGGGLNRRSTPPNEYQTVQSNNFDGNHAEAFVVHKSRGITTLASMHSQQQQQLHQQQQHQQQYHQQPLQQHPSQSQLQIQQQEPLVPARLRQAKEKTNVESKADERGDFVAAGRPSNWEQSRRPSFAGRRSRRNSSSEDSQLTIENFGGSQDQLNTLGRYERDRERKLSNTSVGSYPVEPAVAVRSSIADARGTLQLGYDTDSGSEKQDRETEKYSMRRQVSVDNVPTVSSHNLSNAGSPLPVARHKQHSSDKDYSSNSGMTPDAYNDSRSTSGYDPESTPVRKSSTSSMPASPAAWQLDVGDDDMRSLENASKLSTIRMKLEEKRRRIEQDKRKIEMALLRHQEKEDLESCPDVMKWETMSNESKRTPDMDPVDLDKYQQSIAIMNMNLQDIQQDIHRLATQQSQMQAQHLQAQQLMQAQQIANMLNQQQTYGSQQHLADHHYQQQRPMQQSFGSSPHLPQAYNAPVSAYSSRPPSRDPYQQQLHHQQQQPMPMPQQMQYVNEHGQYMSPPQPAHYMPQQAQQPQSIYSDNGAAYNHSNHSPYGGAPQYRSSVVYDDYGQPTNHFYLHESSPQPQAHPHPQRRTWAHSAAAAAYEQQQQIQPSLVDVNAWQTQQHQKQKQTWMNRPPSSAGAPSPGSFMLHQNGAGGGGGGGGELQHLFQVQASPQHGQRQVSGSNGVQRQQSLTNLRDNRSPKAPQNMGMPMGMPMQQEDMMAPQSICFIGDEEDVDELERNIIESMQSTHVSDFVHQQQQQHQHQQQLQQQHRLQGHSGRGSSSEDYDSGEMISNKLNITSGNLTYRIPSPSRPSIQANSFQDPRAMAAASGGEDQPPEKGFYISFDDEQPKRPKPPLRAKRSPKKESPPGSRDSVDNQATLKRESLSHLHNNNNIGFGNDDVNSKPVTRHSIHGLNNSNSVKSPGNATYNKYTDEPPIQLRQLAVSGAMSPTSNDRHHLEDVSNQSPQQTQQPMSPTRLQQSSNNAEAAKNKALVIGADSTNLDPESVDEMERRKEKIMLLSLQRRQQQEEAKARKEIEASQKREKEREKEEERSRKKEEQMARRAAILEQHRLKKAIEEAEREGKTLDRPDLHVKLQSHSSTSTTPRLRQQRTTRPRPKTIHVDDASVDISEASSFSSRGKKGSSSNLTESPDDYPSTSSTPIGRRGSYKTSREPAGVERGRTLSRISVAKGSTLNFRGRKSNSLMNLCDTDSGLGRATPPRRAPSPGMGMGASGRHMPSPSGPGSLPPGLISKRRGFDDGSSDFSLTPNLNMEYSGPKLYKQPAAKSNRGIILNAVEYCVFPGVVNREAKQKVLEKIARSEAKHFLVLFRDAGCQFRALYSYQPETDQVTKLYGTGPSQVEEVMFDKFFKYNSGGKCFSQVHTKHLTVTIDAFTIHNSLWQGKRVQLPSKKDMALVI; translated from the exons GCTCGTCAACGTGCTTCCGTCAAATGGCTGCTCTCGAAGGCGTTCAACAATCGCGTGCCGGACAACCTGAAGGAGCCCTTCTACCGCGACCATGAGAACCAGGAGCGCCTCAAGCCGCAGATCATCGTGGAGCTGGGCAATGCCACGCTCTACTGCCAGACGCTGGCCAATCTGTACTCAGATCCCAACTACCAAAGCATGAACCACTGGTCAATAATACAGACGCTAGCGCGCAAGGGAGTTCCCGTGGCCGAATCCGCGGACATGCCCATTACCGAAACGGTATTAATTCAAACAAATCCGCTGCGAATT AACGCCCACATGTCTGTGATAGAATCGCTGATGGTTTTGTATGCGAAGGAAATATCATCGGGTGACCGCGTCATGGCGGCCATACGAAG AATATCTGGCAACAACTATCAGGCGCCCACTGGCCAGTCCTACGAGCAAGCTCTGCTGGGCTGGATTTCACATGCTTGCGCCGCTCTGAAAAAGCGCATTATCAAGGAGGTGGACGCTGGGCTGCCCGACGATAAT GGTTCTCGTCTGCAGACGCCGGATATACCACCTGTAAGGGACTTCCAGGATCTGTGCGATGGCATATGTTTGGCGCTGCTCATCTCGTACTACTGCCCAAAGGTGGTGCCGTGGACGAGTGTGCGGATTAACTATTTGCCCGCCGTAGAGGACTCTATTCACAACATCCTGCTGGTCTGCAATTTCTCGCAGAAGCATCTGCCCTACACCGTGATGCATATGACGCCCGAGGATGTGACCTACATGCGCGG ATCCATGAAACTGAATCTGGTAGTGCTGCTGACGGATCTGTTCAACCTGTTTGAGATACACCCGGCCAAATGTGTTTGTTACCCCGGCATGGATGGTCAGG ATGTCATCGCCCGGCGCACTATGGGCGCCAATGAGCACGGGATCTGCCATCGACGGGGCCTCACAGTGCAGCCCGTCACACCCATTCCCGATCTGCGCAGCGATCTCGACCAGCCGCCCGTAGGCTCGCCTCAGAACCGACCACCGTTCCAAG TTCCGCACTCGAATTCATTTGGCGGCGGCTTAAATCGCAGATCAACCCCGCCCAACGAATACCAGACGGTTCAGTCAAATAATTTTGACGGTAATCATGCCGAag CCTTCGTGGTGCACAAGTCGCGTGGCATCACCACACTCGCCTCCATGcactcgcagcagcagcagcagctccatcagcagcaacagcatcagcagcaataCCATCAgcagccactgcagcagcacccGTCCCAGTCGCAGCTCCAAATCCAACAGCAGGAGCCCTTGGTTCCGGCTCGCTTGCGCCAGGCTAAAGAAAAGACCAATGTTGAGTCGAAGGCGGACGAGAGAG GCGATTTTGTCGCTGCGGGTCGACCAAGTAACTGGGAACAGAGCCGCCGGCCAAGCTTTGCAG GTCGTCGCTCGCGCAGAAACTCCTCCAGCGAGGACTCCCAGCTGACCATCGAGAACTTTGGTGGCTCGCAGGATCAGCTGAATACGCTGGGACGATACGAACGCGACAGGGAACGCAAACTGTCCAACACCAGTGTGGGCAGTTATCCAGTTGAACCCGCTGTGGCCGTTCGCTCTTCAATTGCCGATGCTAGGGGCACGTTGCAGTTGGGCTACGATACGGACTCCGGCTCTGAGAAGCAGGATCGCGAAACGGAAAAGTATTCGATGCGCCGGCAAGTCAG TGTCGACAATGTGCCCACGGTGTCGTCGCACAATCTTTCGAATGCGGGCAGCCCGTTGCCGGTGGCTAGGCACAAGCAACATTCCAGCGACAAAGactacagcagcaacagcggcatgACACCAGATGCATACAACGATTCCCGCTCCACCAGTGGCTACGATCCGGAGAGCACGCCCGTTCGCAAGTCCTCGACGAGCAGCATGCCAGCAAGTCCGGCTGCTTGGCAGTTGGATGTAGGAGACGACGATATGCGCTCGCTGGAAAACGCCAGCAAGTTGTCCACCATTCGAATGAAATTGGAGGAGAAGCGGCGGCGCATTGAGCAGGACAAGCGCAAGATCGAGATGGCTTTGCTGAGGCACCAGGAGAAG GAGGATTTGGAATCGTGTCCGGACGTGATGAAATGGGAGACCATGAGCAACGAATCAAAGCGCACGCCTGATATGGATCCCGTGGATTTGGACAAATACCAG CAAAGTATCGCCATTATGAACATGAATCTGCAGGATATCCAGCAGGATATCCACCGCCTGGCCACCCAGCAAAGCCAAATGCAGGCGCAGCACCTCCAAGCCCAACAGCTCATGCAGGCTCAGCAAATAGCCAACATGCTGAACCAG CAACAGACCTATGGGTCGCAGCAGCACCTGGCTGATCACCATTACCAGCAGCAGAGACCCATGCAGCAAAGCTTTGGTTCATCGCCCCATCTTCCGCAGGCCTACAACGCCCCAGTCAGCGCATACAGCTCCCGTCCGCCCAGTCGCGATCCttaccagcagcagctccaccatcagcagcagcagcccatgcccatgccgcAACAGATGCAGTACGTCAACGAGCATGGGCAGTATATGTCGCCGCCGCAGCCCGCACACTACATGCCGCAGCAGGCACAACAGCCGCAAAGCATTTACAGCGACAACGGGGCGGCGTACAATCACAGTAACCACTCGCCATACGGCGGAGCTCCACAGTATCGGAGCAGCGTTGTGTACGACGATTACGGGCAGCCCACCAACCACTTCTACCTGCATGAGTCATCGCCGCAGCCTCAAgctcatccgcatccgcagcGCAGGACTTGGGCTCActccgcagcagccgccgcttatgaacaacagcaacagatcCAGCCTTCCCTGGTGGATGTGAATGCCTGGCAGACGCAGCAGCAccaaaagcagaagcagacCTGGATGAACAGGCCGCCCTCGAGTGCGGGAGCCCCGAGCCCTGGCAGCTTTATGCTTCACCAGAACGGAGcaggaggtggtggcggtggtggtggcgagCTACAGCACCTGTTTCAGGTACAGGCTTCGCCACAGCACGGGCAACGTCAGGTTAGTGGATCCAATGGCGTGCAGCGCCAGCAGTCGCTGACCAACTTGCGAGACAATCGCTCGCCCAAGGCACCACAAAACATGGGAATGCCCATGGGTATGCCGATGCAGCAGGAGGACATGATGGCACCGCAGAGTATTTGCTTCATCGGTGACGAGGAGGATGTTGATGAGCTGGAACGGAACATCATCGAATCTATGCAGTCAACGCACGTCTCCGACTTTGtacaccaacagcagcagcagcaccagcaccaacagcaacttcagcagcaacatcggtTGCAGGGGCACAGCGGACGAGGCAGCAGCTCGGAGGATTATGACAGCGGGGAGATGATCTCCAACAAGCTGAACATCACCAGCGGCAATCTCACCTATCGCATACCCTCGCCATCCCGTCCCTCCATCCAAGCCAACAGCTTCCAGGATCCCCGAGCCATGGCAGCGGCTTCCGGTGGCGAGGACCAGCCGCCCGAGAAGGGTTTCTACATCTCCTTCGACGATGAGCAGCCCAAACGACCCAAGCCACCTCTGCGCGCCAAGCGATCGCCCAAAAAGGAGTCTCCACCGGGAAGTCGGGACAGCGTCGATAACCAGGCGACCCTGAAACGCGAATCGCTAAGTCAtctgcacaacaacaacaatattgGATTCGGGAATGATGATGTCAACAGCAAACCGGTGACCAGGCACAGCATCCATGGCCTAAACAACTCCAACAGTGTCAAATCTCCCGGAAATGCCACGTACAACAAGTACACGGATGAGCCGCCAATCCAATTGCGCCAGTTGGCCGTTTCGGGAGCAATGTCACCAACTAGTAACGATCGTCATCACTTGGAGGATGTCAGCAATCAGTCACCGCAGCAGACGCAGCAACCAATGTCGCCCACGCGACTCCAACAGAGTAGCAACAACGCAGAGGCGGCCAAGAACAAGGCGCTGGTCATCGGAGCAGATTCCACCAATTTGGATCCG GAATCTGTTGATGAGATGGAGCGTCGCAAGGAGAAAATCATGCTACTGTCGTTGCAACGTCGCCAGCAACAGGAGGAGGCGAAGGCGCGCAAAGAGATTGAGGCTTCCCAGAAGCGAGAAAAGGAGCGCGAAAAGGAGGAGGAACGATCGCGGAAAAAGGAGGAGCAAATGGCACGGAGAGCGGCCATTTTGGAGCAGCACAGACTCAAGAAAGCCATTGAAGAGGCCGAGCGAGAG GGTAAAACCCTGGATCGGCCCGACCTTCACGTGAAGCTGCAATCGCATTCATCCACCTCAACGACCCCACGGCTGAGGCAGCAGCGCACCACGCGTCCCAGGCCTAAGACAATTCACGTGGACGATGCCAGCGTGGACATCAGCGAGGCTTCAAGCTTCTCTAGTCGGGGCAAAAAAGGCTCAAGCTCGAATCTAACCG AGTCACCCGATGATTATCCCAGTACAAGTTCAACTCCGATTGGACGACGGGGATCGTACAAAACTTCCAGAG AGCCAGCCGGCGTAGAAAGGGGCCGCACTCTGTCGCGTATCTCCGTCGCTAAGGGCAGCACGCTTAATTTCCGGGGCCGAAAGTCCAATTCGCTAATGAATCTGTGCG ACACAGATTCGGGACTGGGACGCGCCACTCCGCCGAGGCGTGCTCCGTCGCctggaatgggaatgggcgcTTCAGGTAGGCATATGCCATCTCCCTCCGGACCGGGCTCATTGCCGCCAGGTTTGATATCGAAACGTCGCGGATTTGATGATGGATCCAGCGATTTCTCTTTAACTCCGAATTTGAACATGGAATATTCGG GTCCTAAACTCTATAAACAACCAGCGGCCAAATCGAATCGTGGAATCATCCTGAATGCCGTTGAATATTGTGTTTTTCCCGGCGTTGTCAACCGCGAGGCCAAACAGAAAGTGCTGGAGAAGATTGCGCGCTCGGAGGCGAAGCACTTCCTGGTACTCTTCCGCGATGCTGGCTGCCAGTTCCGCGCCCTCTACAGCTACCAGCCCGAAACGGACCAGGTGACCAAGCTGTATGGTACTGGGCCTAGTCAAGTCGAAGAAGTCATGTTCGACAAGTTTTTCAA ATACAACTCAGGAGGCAAGTGCTTCTCGCAAGTGCACACAAAGCATCTGACAGTGACCATCGACGCCTTCACAATACACAACTCCCTGTGGCAGGGCAAGCGGGTGCAGTTGCCCAGCAAAAAAGACATGGCGCTTGTAATCTAA